From a region of the Equus przewalskii isolate Varuska chromosome 2, EquPr2, whole genome shotgun sequence genome:
- the NDUFC1 gene encoding NADH dehydrogenase [ubiquinone] 1 subunit C1, mitochondrial, whose product MAPSALLRPFSRLLAPARLPSGSSARSKFYIRAPPHDKPDWLKVGLTLGTSVFLWIYLIKQHNEDVLEYKRRNGLE is encoded by the exons ATGGCGCCGTCCGCGTTGTTGCGCCCCTTCTCCAGGCTGCTGGCCCCGGCCAGACTCCCGAGCGGCT CTTCAGCGCGGTCAAAATTCTACATTCGGGCGCCGCCACATGACAAACCTGACTGGCTGAAAGTTGGACTGACCTTGGGCACCTCTGTCTTCTTGTGGATCTAT CTCATCAAACAACATAATGAAGATGTTTTAgagtataaaagaagaaatgggttGGAATAA
- the MGARP gene encoding protein MGARP, protein MINNVYVLFRMRIPKHFQSTRRGFTQWNSTGQASDGDFSLLDPFSEMPPSPCWTREKAKEPGGRIDQDGENSQLLPTSRAARAGLDRGRRPSPGRGSLWLSAPRCPRRAAEATALRTAGAMYLRRAVSKTLALPLRAQASPAPLRTDASLRWMSSNKFPGSSGSNMIYYLVVGVTVSAGGYYTYKRVTSEKAKHKEHIANLKEKTNAELHPLQGEKENLAGVEKASLEAPEMSVAEAQVVDAEAIPDATVAVMAEASACPQTEEAAPAETAAVSAETGPEVTDAATGETAEVSTEPPSEMMNAAPDEAVAVNNDKGTTENESSGEYAELEEESSAIESESSAGDDLQEEASVGSEAA, encoded by the exons ATGATAAACAATGTCTATGTCTTATTCCGGATGCGAATCCCGAAACATTTCCAGTCTACACGGAGGGGTTTCACTCAGTGGAACAGTACTGGACAGGCAAGTGACGGCGACTTCTCGCTTCTTGATCCTTTTTCTGAGATGCCGCCATCACCTTGTTGGACCCGGGAGAAAGCAAAGGAGCCTGGAGGTCGGATTGACCAGGATGGTGAGAACAGCCAACTCCTACCCACCTCCCGGGCCGCCCGGGCGGGGCTGGACAGGGGTCGGCGCCCCTCCCCGGGGCGGGGCTCACTCTGGCTGTCCGCGCCCCGCTGCCCGCGCCGGGCTGCAGAGGCTACTGCGCTGCGGACCGCGGGCGCGATGTATCTCCGCAGGGCGGTCTCCAAGACCCTGGCGCTGCCTCTGAGGGCGCAGGCGAGCCCTGCGCCGCTCCGGACTGACG CATCTCTTCGCTGGATGTCATCTAACAAATTCCCTGGATCATCTGGATCAAATATGATCTATTATCTGGTTGTGGGTGTCACAGTCAGTGCTGGTGGATATTAT ACTTACAAGAGAGTCACATCAGAGAAAGCTAAACACAAGGAACATAtagcaaatttgaaagaaaaaaccaatGCTGAGTTACATCCACTTCAAG GTGAAAAAGAGAACCTTGCGGGAGTGGAGAAAGCAAGTCTAGAAGCCCCTGAGATGTCTGTAGCGGAAGCTCAGGTGGTAGATGCTGAAGCTATTCCAGATGCGACAGTTGCAGTCATGGCAGAGGCTTCAGCCTGTCCACAAACTGAGGAGGCTGCTCCAGCGGAGACCGCTGCAGTCAGTGCCGAAACTGGGCCAGAGGTCACAGACGCAGCGACTGGCGAAACTGCAGAGGTCAGCACTGAACCGCCCTCCGAGATGATGAATGCAGCTCCGGATGAAGCTGTGGCCGTCAATAATGATAAAGGTACAACAGAGAATGAAAGCTCTGGTGAATATGCTGAACTAGAAGAAGAATCTTCTGCAATTGAGTCAGAATCCTCTGCGGGGGACGATTTGCAGGAAGAAGCCAGTGTTGGCTCTGAGGCTGCCTAG